A window of the Cherax quadricarinatus isolate ZL_2023a chromosome 23, ASM3850222v1, whole genome shotgun sequence genome harbors these coding sequences:
- the mRpS2 gene encoding uncharacterized protein mRpS2 isoform X1, which yields MEIFHVWWLMVVITVPHVYSVPLKVHVDYVDRHLPPRLLQTFKKTFLAIAELISLKNTYNKTVFHIPREKSACGSTYYDGLNFGKCAKISRNYIGDFCGDIKIPPEHLEGLKVYDYDSLQPLNKSLPEGKGFDDGTNFVVYLTSRASRLCQYSVAHSVVCRSDLGMVGGVTNGRPLAGVVNLCETKIEYLSDIVLRRIIAHEAIHLLGFNYRSIQEFIACDPEEEEERTFSNCDSTDISERNISASYSRSVGNNSMLCWKQKDVLKIVRGNEVILHSTHIEFAALQMDSYSSEEYECLNMTKNKNEESNSCFDMLNTTESKPAAYENISKIFEEYGGIRLARTRTGIHWSHELFTDIVSVMVPGDLTAGRIVIDPLTLALMKTSGWYNINRNVLVCVNCFLNIESDLEGCVKLNRNTTFHFPQVDMLFEEQDSSVQKKENYSMEFKNFTEPSHSGNSSQETLIQARKQSIVKEMNILKDINSCENLSSEGTKLYSLYLHMVLGQILIVGFFQCEWVVVCGTVVLCLLPILCRVL from the exons ATGGAAATTTTCcatgtgtggtggttgatggtagtgatcaCAGTGCCACATGTGTATTCAGTGCCTCTTAAGGTTCATGTTGACTATGTGGACAGACATTTGCCTCCCAGGCTACTACAGACATTTAAGAAAACGTTTTTAGCAATTGCAGAGTTAATAAGCCTGAAGAACACTTATAACAAGACAGTTTTCCACATCCCGAGGGAGAAGAGTGCCTGTGGATCCACGTATTATGATGGTTTAAACTTTGGAAAATGTGCTAAAATATCCAGAAATTATATAGGGGATTTCTGTGGCGACATTAAAATACCTCCAGAACACCTGGAGGGTTTAAAAGTGTATGACTATGACAGTCTGCAGCCTCTTAATAAATCACTGCCAGAGGGGAAAGGCTTCGACGATGGCACAAATTTTGTAGTGTATTTGACATCTCGTGCCAGCAGGTTGTGCCAATATTCAGTAGCACACTCAGTGGTGTGTCGTAGTGACTTAGGGATGGTTGGTGGAGTGACGAACGGAAGACCCCTTGCTGGAGTTGTTAACTTGTGTGAGACCAAAATAGAATATCTGAGTGATATTGTCCTAAGAAGAATAATAGCTCATGAAGCTATTCACCTTTTGGGGTTTAATTACAGAAGCATCCAAGAATTTATTGCCTGTGATcctgaggaggaagaagagagaacgTTTTCTAACTGTGATTCGACTGACATAAGTGAAAGGAATATCTCTGCATCATATAGCAGAAGTGTAGGTAATAACAGTATGCTGTGTTGGAAGCAGAAAGATGTGCTTAAGATTGTTAGAGGAAATGAAGTCATCCTTCATTCCACACACATTGAATTTGCTGCATTACAAATGGATTCTTATTCAAGTGAAGAATATGAATGTTTGAATAtgacaaaaaataaaaatgaggAATCCAACAGTTGTTTTGATATGCTAAACACAACTGAATCCAAACCTGCTGCATATGAGAATATTAGTAAAATTTTTGAGGAGTATGGTGGTATTAGGTTGGCAAGAACTCGGACAGGTATACACTGGTCTCACGAACTCTTTACTGACATTGTATCTGTGATGGTTCCTGGGGATTTGACGGCAGGAAGAATTGTCATTGATCCGCTGACATTAGCACTCATGAAGACTTCCGGGTGGTATAACATCAACCGgaatgtgttagtgtgtgtgaactGCTTCTTGAACATTGAGTCTGACTTGGAAGGATGTGTTAAGCTGAATAGAAATACCACTTTCCATTTTCCTCAAGTTGATATGCTGTTTGAAGAGCAGGATAGCAGTGTTCAGAAAAAAGAAAACTATTCAATGGAGTTTAAGAATTTCACAGAGCCTAGCCATTCTGGTAATTCATCGCAAGAAACTTTAATCCAGGCAAGAAAGCAAAGTATTGTTAAGGAGATGAATATACTTAAAGACATTAACAGTTGTGAAAACCTTAGTTCTGAAGGAACAAAATTGTATTCTCTATACCTTCACATGGTACTTGgccaaatattaattgttggatTCTTTCAG TGCGAATGGGTCGTGGTTTGTGGCACCGTGGTATTGTGTCTTCTTCCAATCCTGTGCAGAGTGCTGTAG
- the mRpS2 gene encoding small ribosomal subunit protein uS2m isoform X3 has translation MGRGLWHRGIVSSSNPVQSAVEPLEKLQESSSDAITEQMAKSLKYPDFFKVAELFTVEDLFNARVHLGHREGSLNDHMSQFIFGSRLSHLIFDLDQTATLLREALNFTAHIAFRGGIILFVGRIPQHQVMIENTAKECGEYAHTRYWQGGVLTNSTIQFGSVIRLPDLIIFLHTMNNVIYEHTAIRDAAKMLIPTVGIVDTNCNPNLITYPVPGNDDSAASISLFCNLFKAAILRGKEKRKELLGVH, from the exons ATGGGTCGTGGTTTGTGGCACCGTGGTATTGTGTCTTCTTCCAATCCTGTGCAGAGTGCTGTAGAACCTTTAGAGAAACTCCAAGAATCCTCCTCTG ATGCTATTACTGAACAAATGGCCAAAAGCCTCAAGTACCCAGATTTTTTTAAAGTTGCTGAACTATTTACTGTAGAAGACTTGTTCAATGCTCGTGTTCACCTTGGTCACAGGGAAGGGTCCTTGAATGACCATATGTCACAGTTTATATTTGGATCAAGGCTTAGTCATTTGATCTTTGACTTGGACCAAACAGCAACACTTTTACGAGAAGCACTTAATTTCACAGCACACATAGCATTTCGTGGGGGCATCATCCTGTTTGTGGGTCGTATCCCTCAGCACCAG GTTATGATAGAGAATACAGCAAAGGAGTGTGGCGAATATGCCCACACTCGTTACTGGCAGGGCGGTGTCCTCACAAACTCTACCATCCAGTTTGGATCTGTGATAAGACTCCCAGACCTAATTATATTTCTTCACACTATGAACAATGTCATATATGAGCACACTGCTATAAGAGATGCTGCCAAAATGCTTATTCCAACAGTTGGGATTGTGGACACAAATTGCAACCCAAACTTAATAACATACCCAGTTCCTGGTAATGATGACTCTGCAGCATCCATTAGTTTGTTCTGTAACCTATTCAAAGCAGCGATTTTGAGAGGAAAGGAAAAACGTAAAGAATTGTTAGGTGTACACTGA
- the mRpS2 gene encoding small ribosomal subunit protein uS2m isoform X2, translated as MRLPQPVNNTVPGPAMPFSPTTTLNMATLGKKLFILSVRMGRGLWHRGIVSSSNPVQSAVEPLEKLQESSSDAITEQMAKSLKYPDFFKVAELFTVEDLFNARVHLGHREGSLNDHMSQFIFGSRLSHLIFDLDQTATLLREALNFTAHIAFRGGIILFVGRIPQHQVMIENTAKECGEYAHTRYWQGGVLTNSTIQFGSVIRLPDLIIFLHTMNNVIYEHTAIRDAAKMLIPTVGIVDTNCNPNLITYPVPGNDDSAASISLFCNLFKAAILRGKEKRKELLGVH; from the exons ATGAGGCTGCCGCAGCCTGTCAATAATACGGTCCCTGGTCCGGCGATGCCCTTTAgcccaacaacaacactgaacatgGCAACGCTTGGCAAAAAATTATTCATACTATCTG TGCGAATGGGTCGTGGTTTGTGGCACCGTGGTATTGTGTCTTCTTCCAATCCTGTGCAGAGTGCTGTAGAACCTTTAGAGAAACTCCAAGAATCCTCCTCTG ATGCTATTACTGAACAAATGGCCAAAAGCCTCAAGTACCCAGATTTTTTTAAAGTTGCTGAACTATTTACTGTAGAAGACTTGTTCAATGCTCGTGTTCACCTTGGTCACAGGGAAGGGTCCTTGAATGACCATATGTCACAGTTTATATTTGGATCAAGGCTTAGTCATTTGATCTTTGACTTGGACCAAACAGCAACACTTTTACGAGAAGCACTTAATTTCACAGCACACATAGCATTTCGTGGGGGCATCATCCTGTTTGTGGGTCGTATCCCTCAGCACCAG GTTATGATAGAGAATACAGCAAAGGAGTGTGGCGAATATGCCCACACTCGTTACTGGCAGGGCGGTGTCCTCACAAACTCTACCATCCAGTTTGGATCTGTGATAAGACTCCCAGACCTAATTATATTTCTTCACACTATGAACAATGTCATATATGAGCACACTGCTATAAGAGATGCTGCCAAAATGCTTATTCCAACAGTTGGGATTGTGGACACAAATTGCAACCCAAACTTAATAACATACCCAGTTCCTGGTAATGATGACTCTGCAGCATCCATTAGTTTGTTCTGTAACCTATTCAAAGCAGCGATTTTGAGAGGAAAGGAAAAACGTAAAGAATTGTTAGGTGTACACTGA